One genomic region from Gossypium hirsutum isolate 1008001.06 chromosome D13, Gossypium_hirsutum_v2.1, whole genome shotgun sequence encodes:
- the LOC107920571 gene encoding uncharacterized protein isoform X3 — protein sequence MNGLHLLSSPSINSFKLDGRDTQKGPQPDHIPYAAMPFRTRSLPGSNVQQQFRNKPLPNNTTQLSYTSSPHSSNDSSAVTSKGSNATMFIDCPKEDKSAKRNSQKKGRKKGKHKKKHLCDVDSMESEVCAEYTSGSSTSEICESSSGVVTSSQSQNICRGDIDEVETPESIAPSQAHKFSGEHHTDSSEIGSEDQQLSRCQGDIKRRHPSHHKVFSDMHDSLVLDSISVGSNSEEGISGGHIVNPFNDYNHEISQLEVSGSNTNKGSLYRENSSCSISRTCDYTEETKHGMARKSFDGRKVAPSKRDKQFKSVPGKLGSKWNLHTRTGIENGYSVWQRVQKNSVEKCNTELKKTSPVCSQLDVALKDAPLQKRNCNNASSLTTLPITNDKRKLKNKVPKKLKRKVSPSPKQESGIYSRKESLPNKVNLNAYAKTSIPKGGIFDDLSLMDDNGVIKNHSRSSSQPGYARVDSLKSESVSDFEVGLSSMEPCENVCDAASGFNIQDSIEKNSHVPSDQSTLVEAETPVYLPHLMVNGVARTEKSSVAENGKQSHNLGSVLWKWIPIGIKDCGFTSSRSANSSFEHGNGLGPDVEDRTSKNNSFEEKFASCSKNLSPSMNVGRMNSSIRNKTKEENLSAGANDLNKIAKALNDGYKAQMASEAVQMTSGGPIAEFERLLHFCSPVICHSYSSLRCQHCLLDKVPTALLCRHETPNIPLGCLWPWYEKHGSYGLEIKAEDYENPKRLGIDQVEFRAYFVPFLSAVQLFRNTKTYSTPRGSEACDMDPNDQSQVNDTKSVGMELVFEYFESEQPHQRRALYETIQQLVNDDVSPRCKMYGDPVHLNSINMLDLHPRSWYSVAWYPIYRIPDGNFRAAFLTYHSLSHFVRRSSKFDYASTVDACIVSPVVGLKSYNAQGECWFRPRHATTNITYENLGLSPSRILKERSRTLEETASLMARAVVIKGNRTSVNRHPDYEFFVSRQR from the exons ATGAATGGCCTCCATCTCCTCTCCTCTCCCTCCATTAATTCCTTCAAGCTTGATGGTCGCGACACTCAAAAAGGACCTCAACCTGATCACATTCCTTATGCTGCCATGCCTTTTAGAACCAGAAGCTTGCCTGGTTCCAATGTGCAACAACAATTTCGAAACAAGCCCCTTCCCAATAACACTACTCAATTGTCCTACACTTCTTCCCCTCATAGTTCCAATGATTCCTCAGCCGTTACGTCCAAAGGATCCAATGCTACTATGTTCATTGATTGTCCCAAGGAAGACAAGTCTGCCAAGAGAAATTCGCAAAAGAAGGGAAGAAAGAAAGGGAAGCATAAAAAGAAACATTTGTGCGATGTTGACTCCATGGAATCAGAGGTTTGTGCGGAGTACACCTCTGGAAGTTCAACATCTGAGATCTGTG AGAGTAGCAGTGGTGTTGTTACAAGTTCTCAGTCACAAAATATATGCAGAGGTGACATTGATGAAGTCGAAACACCAGAGTCTATTGCACCTTCTCAAGCTCACAAGTTTTCAGGGGAGCATCATACGGATAGCTCCGAAATCGGTAGCGAGGATCAGCAGCTTTCTAGGTGTCAAGGAGATATAAAGAGGAGACATCCTTCACATCACAAGGTTTTCTCAGACATGCATGATTCTCTAGTGTTGGACTCAATTTCTGTTGGTTCAAACAGCGAAGAAGGGATAAGTGGTGGTCATATTGTCAATCCATTTAATGACTACAATCATGAAATCAGTCAATTAGAGGTATCAGGTTCAAATACCAACAAGGGGTCTTTGTATCGAGAAAACTCATCGTGTAGCATTTCAAGAACTTGTGATTATACTGAGGAAACCAAGCATGGTATGGCTCGGAAAAGCTTTGATGGCCGAAAGGTTGCACCAAGCAAGAGGGATAAGCAGTTTAAATCTGTTCCTGGGAAACTTGGAAGCAAATGGAACTTGCACACTCGAACAGGAATCGAGAACGGTTATTCTGTTTGGCAAAGGGTTCAAAAGAACAGTGTAGAGAAATGCAACACCGAGTTGAAGAAAACAAGCCCCGTCTGCTCACAGCTTGACGTCGCTCTAAAGGATGCTCCATTGCAGAAAAGAAATTGTAATAATGCTTCCAGTCTAACAACCTTACCTATTACCAATGACAAAAGGAAGCTAAAGAACAAGGTTCCTAAGAAGCTGAAGAGAAAAGTTAGTCCTTCTCCGAAACAAGAAAGCGGCATTTATTCCAGGAAAGAGTCTCTTCCCAACAAGGTAAACTTAAATGCTTATGCAAAGACTAGCATCCCAAAAGGTGGAATATTTGATGACTTGTCTTTGATGGATGACAATGGAGTAATTAAAAATCATTCAAGGTCTAGTTCTCAGCCTGGTTATGCAAGGGTTGATTCCCTGAAATCCGAATCAGTTAGTGACTTTGAAGTTGGTCTAAGCAGCATGGAACCATGTGAAAATGTCTGTGATGCTGCTTCTGGTTTCAATATTCAAGACAGCATAGAGAAAAACTCGCATGTCCCTTCAGACCAGTCGACTTTAGTTGAGGCGGAAACTCCGGTTTACCTCCCTCATCTGATGGTGAATGGTGTTGCTCGAACAGAAAAAAGTTCTGTTGCTGAAAATGGCAAGCAGAGTCATAACTTGGGGTCTGTTCTCTGGAAATGGATACCTATTGGGATAAAGGATTGTGGATTTACATCTTCTCGATCTGCCAATTCATCATTCGAACATGGTAATGGACTGGGACCAGATGTAGAAGACAGAACTAGTAAGAATAATAGCTTTGAAGAGAAATTTGCTTCATGTTCTAAGAATCTTTCTCCTTCAATGAATGTTGGAAGAATGAATAGCAGCATTAGGAATAAAACTAAAGAAGAAAATTTATCAGCAGGTGCAAATGATTTAAACAAGATAGCAAAGGCATTGAATGATGGCTATAAGGCACAAATGGCATCTGAAGCTGTTCAGATGACTAGTGGTGGCCCCATTGCTGAGTTTGAAAGGCTTCTTCACTTTTGTTCTCCAGTCATTTGCCATTCATACAGTTCACTAAGGTGTCAACATTGCTTACTAGACAAGGTTCCTACTGCTCTATTATGCAGACATGAGACACCAAACATCCCATTGGGATGTTTATGGCCATGGTATGAGAAACATGGAAGTTATGGATTAGAAATAAAGGCAGAAGATTACGAAAACCCAAAGCGTTTGGGCATCGATCAGGTCGAATTCCGTGCCTACTTTGTGCCTTTCTTGTCAGCAGTTCAACTCTTTAGGAACACTAAAACTTATTCCACCCCTAGAGGTTCAGAGGCTTGTGATATGGATCCAAACGATCAGTCGCAAGTAAATGATACGAAATCTGTTGGCATGGAACtagtttttgaatattttgaatcTGAACAGCCTCATCAAAGACGAGCATTATACGAAAC GATACAACAACTGGTTAATGATGATGTATCTCCTCGATGCAAAATGTATGGGGATCCAGTTCATCTCAACTCCATAAACATGCTTGATTTGCATCCTCGATCTTG GTATTCTGTTGCATGGTATCCTATTTATAGAATTCCAGACGGAAATTTTCGTGCCGCATTTCTGACTTACCATTCACTCAGCCATTTCGTTCGTAGAAGTTCCAAGTTTGATTATGCTAGTACCGTGGATGCATGTATTGTCTCTCCTGTTGTGGGTCTAAAGAGCTACAATGCTCAG GGGGAATGCTGGTTCCGACCGAGACACGCTACAACGAACATTACGTATGAAAACCTGGGCCTTAGCCCTTCTAGAATACTGAAGGAGCGATCAAGGACACTGGAGGAGACTGCATCACTTATGGCAAGGGCGGTTGTCATCAAGGGAAATCGGACATCAGTAAACAGACACCCCGATTATGAGTTCTTCGTGTCTAGGCAACGATAG
- the LOC107920571 gene encoding uncharacterized protein isoform X1, which produces MSCGVRGNHLHNNNQKVTEVGKGNSLQLNGYRRSPQDSRISSFNFRNIDQRCAILTFPTLESDGQWRIVALPLQYFDHTNRFGTGTQVNMNGLHLLSSPSINSFKLDGRDTQKGPQPDHIPYAAMPFRTRSLPGSNVQQQFRNKPLPNNTTQLSYTSSPHSSNDSSAVTSKGSNATMFIDCPKEDKSAKRNSQKKGRKKGKHKKKHLCDVDSMESEVCAEYTSGSSTSEICESSSGVVTSSQSQNICRGDIDEVETPESIAPSQAHKFSGEHHTDSSEIGSEDQQLSRCQGDIKRRHPSHHKVFSDMHDSLVLDSISVGSNSEEGISGGHIVNPFNDYNHEISQLEVSGSNTNKGSLYRENSSCSISRTCDYTEETKHGMARKSFDGRKVAPSKRDKQFKSVPGKLGSKWNLHTRTGIENGYSVWQRVQKNSVEKCNTELKKTSPVCSQLDVALKDAPLQKRNCNNASSLTTLPITNDKRKLKNKVPKKLKRKVSPSPKQESGIYSRKESLPNKVNLNAYAKTSIPKGGIFDDLSLMDDNGVIKNHSRSSSQPGYARVDSLKSESVSDFEVGLSSMEPCENVCDAASGFNIQDSIEKNSHVPSDQSTLVEAETPVYLPHLMVNGVARTEKSSVAENGKQSHNLGSVLWKWIPIGIKDCGFTSSRSANSSFEHGNGLGPDVEDRTSKNNSFEEKFASCSKNLSPSMNVGRMNSSIRNKTKEENLSAGANDLNKIAKALNDGYKAQMASEAVQMTSGGPIAEFERLLHFCSPVICHSYSSLRCQHCLLDKVPTALLCRHETPNIPLGCLWPWYEKHGSYGLEIKAEDYENPKRLGIDQVEFRAYFVPFLSAVQLFRNTKTYSTPRGSEACDMDPNDQSQVNDTKSVGMELVFEYFESEQPHQRRALYETIQQLVNDDVSPRCKMYGDPVHLNSINMLDLHPRSWYSVAWYPIYRIPDGNFRAAFLTYHSLSHFVRRSSKFDYASTVDACIVSPVVGLKSYNAQGECWFRPRHATTNITYENLGLSPSRILKERSRTLEETASLMARAVVIKGNRTSVNRHPDYEFFVSRQR; this is translated from the exons GTGTGCCATATTGACATTCCCAACACTTGAGTCTGATGGGCAGTGGAGAATTGTTGCATTACCCTTGCAATATTTTGATCACACTAACCGTTTCGGAACTGGAACTCAGGTGAACATGAATGGCCTCCATCTCCTCTCCTCTCCCTCCATTAATTCCTTCAAGCTTGATGGTCGCGACACTCAAAAAGGACCTCAACCTGATCACATTCCTTATGCTGCCATGCCTTTTAGAACCAGAAGCTTGCCTGGTTCCAATGTGCAACAACAATTTCGAAACAAGCCCCTTCCCAATAACACTACTCAATTGTCCTACACTTCTTCCCCTCATAGTTCCAATGATTCCTCAGCCGTTACGTCCAAAGGATCCAATGCTACTATGTTCATTGATTGTCCCAAGGAAGACAAGTCTGCCAAGAGAAATTCGCAAAAGAAGGGAAGAAAGAAAGGGAAGCATAAAAAGAAACATTTGTGCGATGTTGACTCCATGGAATCAGAGGTTTGTGCGGAGTACACCTCTGGAAGTTCAACATCTGAGATCTGTG AGAGTAGCAGTGGTGTTGTTACAAGTTCTCAGTCACAAAATATATGCAGAGGTGACATTGATGAAGTCGAAACACCAGAGTCTATTGCACCTTCTCAAGCTCACAAGTTTTCAGGGGAGCATCATACGGATAGCTCCGAAATCGGTAGCGAGGATCAGCAGCTTTCTAGGTGTCAAGGAGATATAAAGAGGAGACATCCTTCACATCACAAGGTTTTCTCAGACATGCATGATTCTCTAGTGTTGGACTCAATTTCTGTTGGTTCAAACAGCGAAGAAGGGATAAGTGGTGGTCATATTGTCAATCCATTTAATGACTACAATCATGAAATCAGTCAATTAGAGGTATCAGGTTCAAATACCAACAAGGGGTCTTTGTATCGAGAAAACTCATCGTGTAGCATTTCAAGAACTTGTGATTATACTGAGGAAACCAAGCATGGTATGGCTCGGAAAAGCTTTGATGGCCGAAAGGTTGCACCAAGCAAGAGGGATAAGCAGTTTAAATCTGTTCCTGGGAAACTTGGAAGCAAATGGAACTTGCACACTCGAACAGGAATCGAGAACGGTTATTCTGTTTGGCAAAGGGTTCAAAAGAACAGTGTAGAGAAATGCAACACCGAGTTGAAGAAAACAAGCCCCGTCTGCTCACAGCTTGACGTCGCTCTAAAGGATGCTCCATTGCAGAAAAGAAATTGTAATAATGCTTCCAGTCTAACAACCTTACCTATTACCAATGACAAAAGGAAGCTAAAGAACAAGGTTCCTAAGAAGCTGAAGAGAAAAGTTAGTCCTTCTCCGAAACAAGAAAGCGGCATTTATTCCAGGAAAGAGTCTCTTCCCAACAAGGTAAACTTAAATGCTTATGCAAAGACTAGCATCCCAAAAGGTGGAATATTTGATGACTTGTCTTTGATGGATGACAATGGAGTAATTAAAAATCATTCAAGGTCTAGTTCTCAGCCTGGTTATGCAAGGGTTGATTCCCTGAAATCCGAATCAGTTAGTGACTTTGAAGTTGGTCTAAGCAGCATGGAACCATGTGAAAATGTCTGTGATGCTGCTTCTGGTTTCAATATTCAAGACAGCATAGAGAAAAACTCGCATGTCCCTTCAGACCAGTCGACTTTAGTTGAGGCGGAAACTCCGGTTTACCTCCCTCATCTGATGGTGAATGGTGTTGCTCGAACAGAAAAAAGTTCTGTTGCTGAAAATGGCAAGCAGAGTCATAACTTGGGGTCTGTTCTCTGGAAATGGATACCTATTGGGATAAAGGATTGTGGATTTACATCTTCTCGATCTGCCAATTCATCATTCGAACATGGTAATGGACTGGGACCAGATGTAGAAGACAGAACTAGTAAGAATAATAGCTTTGAAGAGAAATTTGCTTCATGTTCTAAGAATCTTTCTCCTTCAATGAATGTTGGAAGAATGAATAGCAGCATTAGGAATAAAACTAAAGAAGAAAATTTATCAGCAGGTGCAAATGATTTAAACAAGATAGCAAAGGCATTGAATGATGGCTATAAGGCACAAATGGCATCTGAAGCTGTTCAGATGACTAGTGGTGGCCCCATTGCTGAGTTTGAAAGGCTTCTTCACTTTTGTTCTCCAGTCATTTGCCATTCATACAGTTCACTAAGGTGTCAACATTGCTTACTAGACAAGGTTCCTACTGCTCTATTATGCAGACATGAGACACCAAACATCCCATTGGGATGTTTATGGCCATGGTATGAGAAACATGGAAGTTATGGATTAGAAATAAAGGCAGAAGATTACGAAAACCCAAAGCGTTTGGGCATCGATCAGGTCGAATTCCGTGCCTACTTTGTGCCTTTCTTGTCAGCAGTTCAACTCTTTAGGAACACTAAAACTTATTCCACCCCTAGAGGTTCAGAGGCTTGTGATATGGATCCAAACGATCAGTCGCAAGTAAATGATACGAAATCTGTTGGCATGGAACtagtttttgaatattttgaatcTGAACAGCCTCATCAAAGACGAGCATTATACGAAAC GATACAACAACTGGTTAATGATGATGTATCTCCTCGATGCAAAATGTATGGGGATCCAGTTCATCTCAACTCCATAAACATGCTTGATTTGCATCCTCGATCTTG GTATTCTGTTGCATGGTATCCTATTTATAGAATTCCAGACGGAAATTTTCGTGCCGCATTTCTGACTTACCATTCACTCAGCCATTTCGTTCGTAGAAGTTCCAAGTTTGATTATGCTAGTACCGTGGATGCATGTATTGTCTCTCCTGTTGTGGGTCTAAAGAGCTACAATGCTCAG GGGGAATGCTGGTTCCGACCGAGACACGCTACAACGAACATTACGTATGAAAACCTGGGCCTTAGCCCTTCTAGAATACTGAAGGAGCGATCAAGGACACTGGAGGAGACTGCATCACTTATGGCAAGGGCGGTTGTCATCAAGGGAAATCGGACATCAGTAAACAGACACCCCGATTATGAGTTCTTCGTGTCTAGGCAACGATAG
- the LOC107920571 gene encoding uncharacterized protein isoform X2, whose protein sequence is MVIEDHPRCAILTFPTLESDGQWRIVALPLQYFDHTNRFGTGTQVNMNGLHLLSSPSINSFKLDGRDTQKGPQPDHIPYAAMPFRTRSLPGSNVQQQFRNKPLPNNTTQLSYTSSPHSSNDSSAVTSKGSNATMFIDCPKEDKSAKRNSQKKGRKKGKHKKKHLCDVDSMESEVCAEYTSGSSTSEICESSSGVVTSSQSQNICRGDIDEVETPESIAPSQAHKFSGEHHTDSSEIGSEDQQLSRCQGDIKRRHPSHHKVFSDMHDSLVLDSISVGSNSEEGISGGHIVNPFNDYNHEISQLEVSGSNTNKGSLYRENSSCSISRTCDYTEETKHGMARKSFDGRKVAPSKRDKQFKSVPGKLGSKWNLHTRTGIENGYSVWQRVQKNSVEKCNTELKKTSPVCSQLDVALKDAPLQKRNCNNASSLTTLPITNDKRKLKNKVPKKLKRKVSPSPKQESGIYSRKESLPNKVNLNAYAKTSIPKGGIFDDLSLMDDNGVIKNHSRSSSQPGYARVDSLKSESVSDFEVGLSSMEPCENVCDAASGFNIQDSIEKNSHVPSDQSTLVEAETPVYLPHLMVNGVARTEKSSVAENGKQSHNLGSVLWKWIPIGIKDCGFTSSRSANSSFEHGNGLGPDVEDRTSKNNSFEEKFASCSKNLSPSMNVGRMNSSIRNKTKEENLSAGANDLNKIAKALNDGYKAQMASEAVQMTSGGPIAEFERLLHFCSPVICHSYSSLRCQHCLLDKVPTALLCRHETPNIPLGCLWPWYEKHGSYGLEIKAEDYENPKRLGIDQVEFRAYFVPFLSAVQLFRNTKTYSTPRGSEACDMDPNDQSQVNDTKSVGMELVFEYFESEQPHQRRALYETIQQLVNDDVSPRCKMYGDPVHLNSINMLDLHPRSWYSVAWYPIYRIPDGNFRAAFLTYHSLSHFVRRSSKFDYASTVDACIVSPVVGLKSYNAQGECWFRPRHATTNITYENLGLSPSRILKERSRTLEETASLMARAVVIKGNRTSVNRHPDYEFFVSRQR, encoded by the exons GTGTGCCATATTGACATTCCCAACACTTGAGTCTGATGGGCAGTGGAGAATTGTTGCATTACCCTTGCAATATTTTGATCACACTAACCGTTTCGGAACTGGAACTCAGGTGAACATGAATGGCCTCCATCTCCTCTCCTCTCCCTCCATTAATTCCTTCAAGCTTGATGGTCGCGACACTCAAAAAGGACCTCAACCTGATCACATTCCTTATGCTGCCATGCCTTTTAGAACCAGAAGCTTGCCTGGTTCCAATGTGCAACAACAATTTCGAAACAAGCCCCTTCCCAATAACACTACTCAATTGTCCTACACTTCTTCCCCTCATAGTTCCAATGATTCCTCAGCCGTTACGTCCAAAGGATCCAATGCTACTATGTTCATTGATTGTCCCAAGGAAGACAAGTCTGCCAAGAGAAATTCGCAAAAGAAGGGAAGAAAGAAAGGGAAGCATAAAAAGAAACATTTGTGCGATGTTGACTCCATGGAATCAGAGGTTTGTGCGGAGTACACCTCTGGAAGTTCAACATCTGAGATCTGTG AGAGTAGCAGTGGTGTTGTTACAAGTTCTCAGTCACAAAATATATGCAGAGGTGACATTGATGAAGTCGAAACACCAGAGTCTATTGCACCTTCTCAAGCTCACAAGTTTTCAGGGGAGCATCATACGGATAGCTCCGAAATCGGTAGCGAGGATCAGCAGCTTTCTAGGTGTCAAGGAGATATAAAGAGGAGACATCCTTCACATCACAAGGTTTTCTCAGACATGCATGATTCTCTAGTGTTGGACTCAATTTCTGTTGGTTCAAACAGCGAAGAAGGGATAAGTGGTGGTCATATTGTCAATCCATTTAATGACTACAATCATGAAATCAGTCAATTAGAGGTATCAGGTTCAAATACCAACAAGGGGTCTTTGTATCGAGAAAACTCATCGTGTAGCATTTCAAGAACTTGTGATTATACTGAGGAAACCAAGCATGGTATGGCTCGGAAAAGCTTTGATGGCCGAAAGGTTGCACCAAGCAAGAGGGATAAGCAGTTTAAATCTGTTCCTGGGAAACTTGGAAGCAAATGGAACTTGCACACTCGAACAGGAATCGAGAACGGTTATTCTGTTTGGCAAAGGGTTCAAAAGAACAGTGTAGAGAAATGCAACACCGAGTTGAAGAAAACAAGCCCCGTCTGCTCACAGCTTGACGTCGCTCTAAAGGATGCTCCATTGCAGAAAAGAAATTGTAATAATGCTTCCAGTCTAACAACCTTACCTATTACCAATGACAAAAGGAAGCTAAAGAACAAGGTTCCTAAGAAGCTGAAGAGAAAAGTTAGTCCTTCTCCGAAACAAGAAAGCGGCATTTATTCCAGGAAAGAGTCTCTTCCCAACAAGGTAAACTTAAATGCTTATGCAAAGACTAGCATCCCAAAAGGTGGAATATTTGATGACTTGTCTTTGATGGATGACAATGGAGTAATTAAAAATCATTCAAGGTCTAGTTCTCAGCCTGGTTATGCAAGGGTTGATTCCCTGAAATCCGAATCAGTTAGTGACTTTGAAGTTGGTCTAAGCAGCATGGAACCATGTGAAAATGTCTGTGATGCTGCTTCTGGTTTCAATATTCAAGACAGCATAGAGAAAAACTCGCATGTCCCTTCAGACCAGTCGACTTTAGTTGAGGCGGAAACTCCGGTTTACCTCCCTCATCTGATGGTGAATGGTGTTGCTCGAACAGAAAAAAGTTCTGTTGCTGAAAATGGCAAGCAGAGTCATAACTTGGGGTCTGTTCTCTGGAAATGGATACCTATTGGGATAAAGGATTGTGGATTTACATCTTCTCGATCTGCCAATTCATCATTCGAACATGGTAATGGACTGGGACCAGATGTAGAAGACAGAACTAGTAAGAATAATAGCTTTGAAGAGAAATTTGCTTCATGTTCTAAGAATCTTTCTCCTTCAATGAATGTTGGAAGAATGAATAGCAGCATTAGGAATAAAACTAAAGAAGAAAATTTATCAGCAGGTGCAAATGATTTAAACAAGATAGCAAAGGCATTGAATGATGGCTATAAGGCACAAATGGCATCTGAAGCTGTTCAGATGACTAGTGGTGGCCCCATTGCTGAGTTTGAAAGGCTTCTTCACTTTTGTTCTCCAGTCATTTGCCATTCATACAGTTCACTAAGGTGTCAACATTGCTTACTAGACAAGGTTCCTACTGCTCTATTATGCAGACATGAGACACCAAACATCCCATTGGGATGTTTATGGCCATGGTATGAGAAACATGGAAGTTATGGATTAGAAATAAAGGCAGAAGATTACGAAAACCCAAAGCGTTTGGGCATCGATCAGGTCGAATTCCGTGCCTACTTTGTGCCTTTCTTGTCAGCAGTTCAACTCTTTAGGAACACTAAAACTTATTCCACCCCTAGAGGTTCAGAGGCTTGTGATATGGATCCAAACGATCAGTCGCAAGTAAATGATACGAAATCTGTTGGCATGGAACtagtttttgaatattttgaatcTGAACAGCCTCATCAAAGACGAGCATTATACGAAAC GATACAACAACTGGTTAATGATGATGTATCTCCTCGATGCAAAATGTATGGGGATCCAGTTCATCTCAACTCCATAAACATGCTTGATTTGCATCCTCGATCTTG GTATTCTGTTGCATGGTATCCTATTTATAGAATTCCAGACGGAAATTTTCGTGCCGCATTTCTGACTTACCATTCACTCAGCCATTTCGTTCGTAGAAGTTCCAAGTTTGATTATGCTAGTACCGTGGATGCATGTATTGTCTCTCCTGTTGTGGGTCTAAAGAGCTACAATGCTCAG GGGGAATGCTGGTTCCGACCGAGACACGCTACAACGAACATTACGTATGAAAACCTGGGCCTTAGCCCTTCTAGAATACTGAAGGAGCGATCAAGGACACTGGAGGAGACTGCATCACTTATGGCAAGGGCGGTTGTCATCAAGGGAAATCGGACATCAGTAAACAGACACCCCGATTATGAGTTCTTCGTGTCTAGGCAACGATAG